Part of the Eshraghiella crossota genome is shown below.
AGGCTGAAAACATCACACTCGGAGAGTTGCTTGACCTGTGGGCTGAGGAAGAATTAAAGACAGGCACATTGAGTAATGGAACGGTTGGCAATTATCTTCAGACAATTGGGAGAATCAAACAACACCCTATCAGCAAAAGGAAACTGAAAACGGTGACTTCGGTACACCTGCAGGAGTTTATGGATTTGCTCTCATTTGGAGGCACTGTGGGAGATTTTATATCAAAAGGATATTCCATTGATTATGTAAGGTCATTTTCAGCAGTATTGCAACAGTCATTCCGGTTTGCGGTATTTCCGAAACAGTTTATTACCTTCAATCCAATGCAGTATGTGGTGATGAGGCATAAAAAGGAAGAAACAGATTTGTTTGCGGATGAAACAGCCACAGACAGAGACAAGGTTAAACCGCTTTCCTTTGAAATGTACCGGAAACTGATTGAACAGCTTGGAAAACGAAGTGGGGATGCGATTCTTCCGGTTCAGATAGCATACTTTACAGGTCTCAGACTTGGAGAGGTAGCAGGTCTGACATGGCAGGATATCAACCTTGAAGAACAGTATCTCACTGTACGCAGGAGCATCCGCTACAATGGTGCTACCCATAAGCACGAAATCGGTCCGACAAAGTGGAAAAAGATCAGGGTTGTTGACTTTGGCGATACCCTCGCAGATATTTTGAGGAATGCAAAAAAGGAACAGCACAAAAACCGTTTTCAGTATGGGGAACTCTACCAGCGGAATTTTTACAGAGAAGTAATGGAAAAGAATCGGGTGCATTACGAGTATTATCATTTGGGAATGACAGAGAATGTGCCGGAAGATTACACCGAAATCTTCTTTGGATGCTTAAGGGAGGATGGTTGTCTGGAACTTCCGGCAACCATAGAAACAGCCTGCCGGACAGCAGGAAGAAAAGTACCGGAGCTTGAAGGTTTCCATTTCCACACACTGAGGCATACCTACACGACAAACCTCTTATCCAACGGGGCTCAGCCTAAGGATGTGCAGGAACTGTTAGGACACTCAGACGTGAGTACCACCATGAATGTCTATGCCCATGCTACAAGGGAAGCAAAGCGGACTTCCGCAAGACTTCTTGATAAAGTGGCAGGCAACGATTAAACAACTGAATAATGAATTTTCCCTTGTAATTATCCCATAAGGGCAAAAACAAGGGAAAAGGATACATATATAGAATTTTCAATGGCGGGAAGCCTTGAAAATAGGGGAAAGTTAAGAGAGTTAATAGATAAATTCCAGTTTGTCGGACTCACAAAAATTTAATATCAAACTAATACAAGCACTTTAGCCAATTAAGGTTAAGGTGCTTTTTTGCGCCTTGGAAGGAGACAATATGAAGTGACCTCACAATTGTAGATTCGTGGATTTACCTGTAAAATATTATTTGTACGAATAATAAGGTAACAGGGATTACCGCATACAATAGGAGGTCACATATGAATAGTATAGTTTATGTTGGGATGGATGTCCATAAGGAACAGTACACAATTTGTTGTTACAGTTATGAGACAGATAAGGTTGAGTATAAGCAGACAATACCATCAGATTACAAGCTTGTTCTTAAGTACATTGAACAGGTTCGTTCCAGATATGATGGTGAAGTTACATTTGTTTGCGGATATGAGGCAGGATGTCTTGGATATTCCTTGTATCATCAACTAAAAGAACATGCTGTAGATTGCAAAATATTGGCTCCAAGTACAATGGCTGTAACTAATACACATCATGTAAAAACTGATAAAAGAGATGCTGCAAATATAGCCAGATGTCTGGCATTTCATACTTATAGTGAAGTATATGTTCCGGATAATGATGACAATGATGTTAAGGAATATATTAGAATGCGTGATGACCAGAAGCTGTATCTCAAAAAGGTAAAACAACAGATTCTTGCATTTGTTTTAAGACAGGGAAAGCACTTTGAAGGTGGAAAAACTTATTGGAC
Proteins encoded:
- a CDS encoding tyrosine-type recombinase/integrase produces the protein MAKGSVRKKGKKWYYRFYVEDASGNLVQKEFAGTENKSETEKLLRQAMEDYEAKRFVAKAENITLGELLDLWAEEELKTGTLSNGTVGNYLQTIGRIKQHPISKRKLKTVTSVHLQEFMDLLSFGGTVGDFISKGYSIDYVRSFSAVLQQSFRFAVFPKQFITFNPMQYVVMRHKKEETDLFADETATDRDKVKPLSFEMYRKLIEQLGKRSGDAILPVQIAYFTGLRLGEVAGLTWQDINLEEQYLTVRRSIRYNGATHKHEIGPTKWKKIRVVDFGDTLADILRNAKKEQHKNRFQYGELYQRNFYREVMEKNRVHYEYYHLGMTENVPEDYTEIFFGCLREDGCLELPATIETACRTAGRKVPELEGFHFHTLRHTYTTNLLSNGAQPKDVQELLGHSDVSTTMNVYAHATREAKRTSARLLDKVAGND